A single genomic interval of Stieleria maiorica harbors:
- a CDS encoding DUF1501 domain-containing protein, producing the protein MNPFLSRRSWLQSTSLGSIALAGMLQQSAAADRAPEESPLSELAPHFPPRVKRVIHLFMNGGPSQMDTFDRKPELSRLDGKPLPDSVKKQLQPTQRNRAGNLFGSPFKFKRYGECGLEVSELFANVAEHADDLCVIRSMQGEIANHTPGLLLTNCGHSTLPRPSLGSWLLYGLGNESDELPGFVVLCPRGLPTAQSRNWTSAFMPGVYQGTHIDTENTGKQIVPNLTRRDVRAGSQRAQVALAQFLNQRHAAQRAEDERLESRIATMELAFRMQRAGTDAFDLSQEPAHIRELYGDSIQGRNMLYARRLAERGVRYIQCYHGAGQPWDNHGSIVRNITRLAEESDRPIAALLTDLKQRGMLDETLVIWGGEMGRTPTVQQVKDPTKVGRDHHIDGYTVWMAGGGVRGGTTYGATDELAMAVTENKVTMPDFHATVLHQLGFDHKRLTYRYSGRDFRLTDVHGRVINEILA; encoded by the coding sequence ATGAACCCATTCCTTTCACGACGAAGCTGGTTGCAGTCGACCAGTCTGGGGTCGATCGCGCTGGCCGGCATGTTGCAGCAATCCGCAGCGGCCGATCGGGCACCGGAAGAATCGCCGCTCAGCGAGCTGGCGCCGCACTTTCCGCCGCGCGTCAAACGGGTGATCCACCTGTTTATGAACGGCGGCCCGTCCCAAATGGACACGTTTGATCGCAAGCCTGAACTCAGCCGCCTGGACGGCAAGCCGCTTCCCGATTCGGTGAAGAAACAACTGCAACCGACCCAACGCAACCGGGCAGGAAACCTGTTCGGTTCCCCGTTCAAGTTCAAGCGGTACGGCGAGTGTGGCTTGGAGGTCAGCGAGCTGTTTGCAAACGTCGCCGAGCATGCGGATGACTTATGTGTGATTCGCAGCATGCAGGGCGAGATCGCCAATCACACACCCGGCTTGTTGCTGACCAATTGCGGGCATTCGACGTTGCCACGCCCCAGCCTGGGTTCCTGGCTGTTGTACGGATTGGGCAATGAGAGCGATGAATTGCCGGGCTTTGTCGTGTTGTGTCCGCGTGGTTTGCCGACCGCCCAGTCACGCAACTGGACCAGCGCGTTCATGCCGGGGGTGTACCAGGGAACGCACATCGACACCGAAAACACGGGCAAACAAATCGTTCCCAACCTGACGCGTCGCGATGTGCGAGCCGGTTCGCAGCGGGCACAGGTGGCACTTGCACAATTCCTGAACCAGCGACATGCCGCCCAGCGCGCCGAAGACGAGCGTCTGGAAAGCCGCATTGCTACGATGGAACTTGCCTTTCGGATGCAACGCGCCGGAACCGATGCGTTTGACTTGTCGCAAGAACCCGCGCATATTCGCGAGCTGTACGGCGATTCGATTCAAGGCCGCAACATGCTGTACGCGCGACGCCTGGCCGAACGCGGGGTCCGCTACATCCAGTGCTACCACGGCGCCGGCCAGCCCTGGGACAACCACGGTTCGATCGTCAGAAACATCACGCGGTTGGCGGAAGAATCCGATCGCCCCATCGCCGCACTCCTGACCGATCTGAAGCAACGCGGCATGTTGGACGAGACGCTGGTCATCTGGGGCGGCGAAATGGGCCGCACGCCGACCGTCCAGCAGGTCAAGGATCCGACGAAGGTGGGACGCGATCATCACATCGATGGATACACCGTGTGGATGGCCGGTGGCGGAGTCCGCGGCGGCACGACCTACGGCGCGACCGATGAACTGGCGATGGCGGTCACCGAGAACAAGGTGACGATGCCTGATTTTCACGCCACCGTGTTGCATCAACTGGGCTTCGACCACAAACGCCTGACCTATCGCTATTCGGGACGCGATTTTCGATTGACCGACGTGCACGGACGCGTCATCAACGAGATTCTCGCTTGA
- a CDS encoding PSD1 and planctomycete cytochrome C domain-containing protein: MALPGRRRDATPLRIPFNQSGRIRPFIGLLLLVLVSCTDDVASAERPIDFNKQIRPILTRHCTSCHGGVKQAGGLSFVYAEQVLPPDGWVIEPGDPDASLLIERIKSDDPDERMPPADEHPDPLPAEEIELLEEWIRQGAPWGGLWSLQPLKSSMPGRADATGVDHDASDWARQPLDRLVFQRLAGEGLMPSREAAPEEWLRRVSFDLIGLPPSMQRVERFTRALRRTGSAASRETVYQREVDRLLASERFGERWASVWMDLARYADSKGFEKDPHRDMWPYRDWLIRAFNDDMPYDQFTIRQLAGDLLEDPTPDDLIATAFHRNTQTNTEGGTDDEEFRVAALIDRINTTWTVWQATTFGCVQCHSHPYDAFKHEEYYACMAILNDSLDADLPSDYPTLKIPGDPEKIPAAVDAQRAYQQLRIDRNQLGGDLATQVSWNPLVPSNVSSTEGELRIDGDHVRTAGGTFPPGVRYTVQANAQPLTALRVEILPESDDPVNWPEQGSVLSQFKLSLVKADGTAVPVEIADAFADALTGPEDPRSSLDKNADGVGGYPKLHRPRWAVFVLRDRLDGDDVGPDATLRLEMLQSNSVAGNLATPIRHFRWDVCDDDAWTELIASEELAELDRALAPAKKAAGQVRGASLPVMEARQAAVSRATRQFIRGNWLDRGEEIPPGIPAVFGVEQPVRDRLDFARWLVSDDNPLAARVWANRIWAELFGIGLVETLEDFGSSGTQPFDRDLLDHLALRMREGHRWRLKPLLREIVLSSVYRQTSAAPQSLREQDPRNVLLARGPRTRLTAEMIRDQALAVSGLLEDQIGGPSVMPPQPDGVWQTVYSGAQWKTPEGSGKYRRGLYTYWRRTSPYPSFLMFDSPTRDLCSARRIATNTPLQALVTLNDPVYVECGRALADRAVDAVGSDDAPDAGVAIEWMYWAVTQRPPGQVELEELKQLYHDLRIESSAAPSDDTFTAEAINADALAIVANTILNLDRAVTK, from the coding sequence ATGGCCCTTCCGGGCCGTCGTCGGGACGCCACGCCACTCCGAATCCCCTTTAATCAATCTGGACGCATTCGCCCGTTCATCGGACTTCTTCTGCTGGTCCTCGTCAGTTGCACCGACGACGTCGCCTCCGCCGAACGCCCCATCGATTTCAACAAACAGATCCGCCCGATCCTGACGCGACATTGCACGTCCTGTCACGGCGGCGTGAAGCAAGCCGGCGGCCTGTCGTTCGTCTATGCCGAACAAGTATTGCCGCCGGACGGATGGGTGATCGAACCGGGGGATCCCGACGCATCGCTATTGATCGAACGCATCAAAAGCGACGATCCTGACGAGCGGATGCCGCCGGCCGATGAGCACCCCGATCCGCTGCCGGCAGAGGAGATCGAGTTGCTGGAAGAGTGGATCCGCCAGGGCGCTCCCTGGGGTGGGCTGTGGTCACTACAACCGCTGAAGTCGTCGATGCCCGGTCGTGCGGACGCAACCGGGGTCGATCACGACGCTTCGGATTGGGCACGGCAGCCGCTGGACCGGTTGGTGTTTCAGCGGCTGGCCGGAGAAGGACTCATGCCGTCCCGCGAAGCCGCTCCGGAGGAATGGTTGCGGCGTGTCTCGTTCGATTTGATCGGCTTGCCTCCGTCGATGCAGCGGGTCGAGAGGTTTACCCGAGCGCTGCGCCGCACCGGCTCCGCTGCCTCACGTGAAACCGTCTATCAACGCGAGGTCGACCGGCTGTTGGCCAGTGAACGATTCGGCGAACGATGGGCGTCGGTCTGGATGGACCTGGCCCGCTATGCCGATTCGAAAGGATTTGAAAAGGATCCGCACCGGGACATGTGGCCGTATCGCGATTGGTTGATTCGTGCCTTTAACGACGACATGCCGTACGACCAGTTCACGATCCGTCAATTGGCCGGCGACCTGTTGGAGGACCCGACGCCGGACGATTTGATTGCGACCGCGTTTCACCGCAACACCCAAACCAATACCGAAGGCGGGACGGACGATGAAGAGTTTCGTGTCGCGGCGCTGATCGACCGGATCAACACCACCTGGACCGTCTGGCAGGCGACAACGTTCGGATGCGTGCAGTGCCATTCGCACCCCTACGATGCGTTCAAGCACGAAGAGTATTACGCCTGCATGGCGATCTTGAACGACTCGCTGGATGCCGATCTGCCGTCGGACTATCCGACCCTGAAAATCCCCGGCGATCCTGAAAAGATCCCCGCGGCGGTCGACGCACAACGGGCCTACCAACAATTACGCATCGATCGCAATCAACTCGGCGGCGATCTGGCGACGCAGGTCTCCTGGAATCCGCTGGTTCCATCGAACGTTTCGAGCACCGAAGGCGAGTTGCGGATCGATGGCGACCACGTGCGGACCGCCGGGGGCACGTTCCCGCCGGGAGTTCGATACACGGTCCAGGCGAACGCACAGCCGTTGACGGCACTGCGAGTGGAGATCCTGCCCGAGTCGGATGACCCGGTCAATTGGCCGGAACAAGGTTCCGTGCTCAGCCAGTTCAAGCTGTCGCTGGTCAAGGCGGACGGCACCGCCGTGCCGGTCGAGATCGCCGACGCCTTTGCGGACGCCTTGACCGGGCCGGAAGATCCGCGGTCGAGTTTGGACAAGAATGCGGACGGCGTCGGCGGCTACCCGAAACTGCATCGCCCTCGCTGGGCCGTCTTTGTGCTGCGTGATCGTTTAGACGGCGACGACGTCGGCCCTGATGCCACGCTGCGATTGGAGATGCTGCAATCCAATAGCGTTGCCGGAAACTTGGCCACTCCGATTCGCCATTTCCGCTGGGACGTTTGCGACGATGACGCCTGGACCGAATTGATCGCCTCGGAGGAACTTGCCGAACTCGACCGCGCACTCGCGCCGGCCAAGAAGGCGGCCGGTCAGGTCCGTGGAGCGTCGTTGCCGGTGATGGAAGCCCGCCAAGCCGCCGTTTCCCGCGCGACGCGTCAGTTCATCCGCGGCAATTGGCTCGATCGCGGTGAAGAGATCCCACCGGGAATCCCCGCGGTCTTCGGGGTCGAACAACCCGTCCGCGACCGATTGGATTTCGCCCGCTGGCTGGTCTCGGACGACAACCCGCTGGCCGCACGTGTTTGGGCCAACCGCATTTGGGCAGAACTGTTCGGTATCGGGCTGGTCGAAACGCTGGAAGATTTCGGCTCCAGCGGGACACAGCCTTTCGATCGCGACTTGTTGGATCATCTGGCGCTGCGGATGCGGGAAGGACACCGGTGGCGGTTAAAACCATTGCTGCGAGAGATCGTGCTGTCGTCGGTGTACCGTCAAACCAGTGCTGCGCCGCAGTCTCTTCGCGAGCAAGACCCTCGCAACGTGCTGTTGGCGCGGGGGCCACGCACGCGATTGACGGCGGAGATGATTCGCGATCAGGCGCTCGCGGTTTCGGGGCTGTTGGAAGACCAGATCGGCGGCCCCTCCGTGATGCCGCCGCAACCCGACGGTGTGTGGCAAACGGTGTACAGCGGCGCCCAGTGGAAGACGCCCGAGGGTAGCGGCAAGTACCGACGCGGGTTGTACACGTATTGGCGGCGCACCAGTCCCTACCCCAGCTTCTTGATGTTCGATTCGCCCACCCGTGACCTCTGTTCGGCGCGACGGATCGCCACCAACACACCGCTGCAGGCGCTCGTCACGCTGAACGATCCCGTTTACGTCGAATGTGGACGGGCGTTGGCCGATCGGGCCGTCGACGCGGTCGGCTCCGATGACGCACCCGATGCCGGCGTTGCGATCGAGTGGATGTATTGGGCGGTCACTCAGCGGCCCCCCGGACAAGTCGAACTGGAAGAGTTGAAGCAGCTATATCACGATTTGCGGATCGAGTCGTCCGCAGCTCCCTCTGACGACACATTCACTGCCGAAGCGATCAACGCCGACGCACTCGCAATCGTCGCCAACACCATTTTGAATTTGGATCGAGCGGTAACGAAATGA
- a CDS encoding PSD1 and planctomycete cytochrome C domain-containing protein — MAKSSPTSPGVRPSHPAINLDSADRVDHNGVGRFAVPRHGEFFAIPTAESSMQSRLRRHAVVPFGVFAALVCGLVAGSVRAEESAEEVRFFEQKIRPLLVRHCYECHSEEAGEQQGGLLLDRRSGWIEGGDTDKAVVPGQPDASLLVTAIRYDDANLQMPPDQRLDDEAIALFEQWVQRGAIGPADDMGETEFSRLGDQEYLFDQAADHWAFQPVTRVTVPSPPSSLGELGRHAVDHFVADSLAKVALVPSEPADPATLLRRLHYDLTGLPPTYDQITAFVEAAEIDRDAVTRQWIDRLIASPEFGQHLGRLWLDVVRYGDTDNNYRPDTRTPHYHPFAFSYRDYVVRSLNDDKPFDQFLKEQMAADLMGFAADAPEMAALGFYASGPYSSRAQAEALDDWIDVTTRGLMGITAACARCHDHKFEPVPTADYYSLRGVFAAAARVDPLDETKQPVLASYRPTPSETADYQKKRAAIDAKVNGAAGKKAKNNNRSIAQKIRETELAELLTFHPGAPARAMVLADRKRPPESYVFIRGDASARGDAVPRRFLKILDPQQGAFPADSSGRLELAEKIASADNPLTARVFVNRVWGHLIGSHLVATPSDFGLQGSRPTHPELLDWLADDFMRHGWSVKHLVRRIVTSQTYQQSSRSRDAGQAADPENRWLWRSNRKHLSIEAIRDSMLLVAGQLDRRIGGHPGRLWDGDYTRRRAIYGFINRFNLDPTLRAFDFPAPVQTQPARGESIVAPQALFTMNAPLVIDQAAAIASSAAVSQTKDDRQKVVSLFQMTLGRDPDAAEITRTLKFVEFQKRFQNPDRPPTRFIDSPWPLIAQALLMSNEFQYVD, encoded by the coding sequence ATGGCAAAGTCTTCACCAACATCGCCTGGGGTGCGACCCAGCCACCCGGCCATCAACCTGGACAGTGCCGATCGGGTCGATCACAATGGAGTCGGCCGCTTCGCGGTCCCCCGCCACGGTGAATTCTTCGCCATCCCAACCGCCGAATCGTCGATGCAATCTCGTTTACGTCGCCATGCCGTTGTCCCCTTCGGTGTCTTCGCCGCCCTCGTTTGCGGTCTGGTTGCGGGATCAGTGCGAGCCGAAGAGTCGGCCGAGGAAGTACGATTCTTTGAGCAAAAGATTCGACCGCTGTTGGTTCGGCACTGTTACGAATGTCACAGCGAGGAGGCCGGTGAGCAGCAAGGCGGACTGCTGTTGGACCGCCGATCGGGATGGATCGAAGGCGGCGATACCGACAAGGCCGTCGTCCCCGGCCAACCGGACGCGTCGCTGTTGGTGACCGCGATCCGTTATGACGACGCGAATCTGCAGATGCCACCGGACCAGCGGCTGGATGACGAAGCGATCGCGTTGTTCGAACAATGGGTGCAGCGCGGTGCGATCGGTCCGGCCGATGACATGGGCGAAACCGAGTTCTCTCGATTGGGTGACCAAGAGTACCTGTTCGATCAAGCCGCCGATCATTGGGCGTTCCAGCCCGTCACACGCGTCACGGTACCGTCGCCTCCATCAAGTCTGGGCGAGTTGGGAAGGCATGCGGTCGATCACTTCGTTGCGGATTCGCTGGCCAAGGTTGCTCTGGTGCCCTCCGAGCCGGCCGATCCGGCGACGCTCCTTCGCCGATTGCACTATGACCTGACGGGGCTTCCGCCGACGTATGACCAGATCACCGCGTTTGTCGAAGCGGCGGAGATCGACCGGGACGCTGTGACGCGACAGTGGATCGATCGACTGATCGCTTCACCGGAGTTCGGACAACATTTGGGGCGGCTGTGGTTAGACGTCGTTCGCTACGGCGACACCGACAACAATTATCGCCCCGACACCCGCACGCCACACTACCACCCGTTCGCGTTTTCCTATCGCGATTACGTTGTCCGATCATTGAACGATGACAAGCCGTTTGATCAATTCTTGAAAGAGCAAATGGCGGCGGACTTGATGGGATTCGCGGCCGACGCACCCGAAATGGCGGCACTCGGGTTCTATGCATCCGGTCCGTATTCCAGCCGGGCGCAAGCGGAAGCGTTGGACGATTGGATCGACGTCACGACGCGCGGGCTGATGGGAATCACGGCGGCGTGTGCCCGTTGTCACGATCACAAATTCGAACCCGTCCCGACCGCGGACTACTACTCGTTACGTGGCGTGTTTGCCGCCGCTGCACGCGTCGATCCGTTGGATGAAACGAAACAACCCGTGCTGGCATCGTATCGACCGACGCCGTCCGAAACGGCCGATTATCAAAAGAAACGAGCCGCCATCGATGCCAAGGTCAACGGTGCGGCAGGAAAAAAGGCCAAGAACAATAACCGATCGATCGCGCAAAAAATCCGTGAGACGGAGTTGGCCGAATTGCTGACGTTTCACCCCGGCGCGCCGGCGCGGGCGATGGTCCTGGCCGACCGAAAGCGTCCTCCGGAATCTTATGTCTTCATCCGCGGCGATGCCTCGGCCCGCGGCGACGCGGTGCCGCGACGATTCTTGAAGATTCTGGATCCGCAGCAGGGCGCATTTCCCGCCGACAGCAGCGGCCGGTTGGAACTGGCCGAAAAGATCGCATCGGCCGACAATCCCTTGACCGCCCGCGTGTTCGTCAATCGCGTCTGGGGGCACTTGATCGGTTCCCATCTGGTCGCCACGCCGTCGGATTTCGGCTTGCAAGGCAGTCGGCCGACGCACCCCGAATTGCTGGATTGGCTGGCCGACGACTTCATGCGTCACGGCTGGTCGGTCAAACACCTGGTGCGCCGGATCGTGACGTCGCAGACCTATCAACAATCCAGCCGCTCACGCGACGCCGGGCAGGCGGCGGATCCTGAGAACCGATGGCTGTGGCGTTCCAATCGAAAGCATCTGTCGATCGAAGCGATTCGGGACAGCATGCTGCTGGTCGCCGGTCAATTGGATCGACGGATCGGTGGTCATCCCGGACGACTTTGGGACGGCGACTACACCCGCCGCCGGGCGATCTATGGATTCATCAATCGATTCAATCTGGATCCGACGCTGCGGGCGTTCGACTTCCCCGCCCCCGTGCAGACGCAACCCGCGCGGGGTGAAAGTATCGTCGCCCCGCAAGCACTGTTTACCATGAACGCGCCGTTGGTGATCGACCAGGCGGCGGCCATCGCATCGTCGGCGGCAGTTTCACAAACCAAGGACGACCGTCAAAAAGTGGTGTCCTTGTTCCAAATGACGCTGGGACGCGACCCCGATGCCGCGGAGATTACCCGAACGTTGAAATTCGTCGAGTTCCAGAAACGATTCCAGAATCCGGATCGCCCGCCAACACGTTTCATCGATTCACCTTGGCCGCTGATCGCCCAGGCGTTGTTGATGAGCAACGAATTCCAATATGTGGACTAG
- a CDS encoding sulfatase-like hydrolase/transferase: MRSSLMCLMWLACAIAASANDLRTLPEGQRPADGRLAELRTLNSDFPFKQIADPHDWPMRRAEIRRRILLSQGLWPMPSKSDLNAVVHGRVERDDYVVDRVYFESIPGHYVTGSLYRPKGKSGPFPAILSPHGHWQDGRFYDAGEAQIRADLASGAERFEVGGRYPIQARAVQLARMGCLVFVYDMTGNADSIQIGHRPDRAAHLDRKTDWGFFSAQADLRLQNMMGLQTWNSVRAVDFMMTLDDTDPTRIGVTGASGGGTQSMILAAIDERITAAMPCVMVSTSMQGGCTCENAPYMRIDQGNIDLAAAIAPRPLGLTAADDWTVELETIGYPELRELYTDLGHSDRLTAAFNVHFKHNYNHVNRTVMYAFFNRHFKLGFGEPILERDYVPLSRSEATVWTDDHPAPAGDAVGDAHEVRIVKLATLDSQQQMDGLIPTTKDQLAEYRRIVGGAWETILARRLDQVQSTSFDKTKEVQLDGLSVTLGLVDHADEQLPIVTINRSGKKGTVVWITDQGKQGLFDGGSVRPVVAEMARAGYTVISADLIGQGEFLSGDQHLDAQRMWYQRGGELAWHRFSGYTYGYNHPLFVQRVHDVLSVIKHASSPAGGDIHLVGIGSEAGAIAAAARSQSGDAIARTFIDLQEFRFSSLERQDDPMFVPGAVKYLGVDGLLSLCGPGPIDVVSPVLPIADQVQRIGVDSARFQWHRNHDDLMSAIDAALVRSSSAATGLPAQTSSKPNFVVIMVDDMGYAGVSCFGNPSFKTPQIDRLAAEGMRMTDFHSSGTVCSPTRAGLLTGRYQQRSGIEAVIHPVADHPEHRKGLNLSETTFAETLKNAGYTTGIVGKWHQGYPHNSDDYHPQNHGFDEFFGYHSGNIDFVSHVGDHNKHDWWHGKTETHEEGYATDLINRYSIDFIEQNRDKPFCLYVSHLAIHNPVQVRGDPVRRTESEGWKRWKPKSDAERIEKFRGITLPIDEGVGRIRETLVQLGLDRNTLVLFFSDNGASNDFPSGSEDLRGGKGTVYEGGHKVPFIAWWPGQIRPGSQSDVPAITLDVMPTLLALAGVKTAPPNPLDGIDLSPLLLGRDALPPRPLFWASLSNRGGRSEAMRDGPWKLVVQHPNAAPGSFDNETVALYRLDRDPAEQTDLSAMHPERAADMLERLKAWYADTQQTATEQPGGW; encoded by the coding sequence ATGCGATCTTCCCTGATGTGTCTGATGTGGCTGGCCTGCGCGATCGCTGCATCCGCAAATGACCTTCGGACGTTGCCCGAGGGACAGCGTCCGGCCGACGGACGATTGGCCGAACTGCGCACCTTGAACAGCGACTTTCCGTTCAAGCAAATCGCAGATCCGCACGACTGGCCGATGCGTCGGGCTGAGATCCGGCGGCGAATTCTGCTGTCCCAGGGGCTTTGGCCGATGCCCAGCAAGAGCGACCTGAACGCCGTCGTGCACGGACGCGTCGAGCGTGACGACTACGTGGTGGACCGCGTGTACTTTGAATCGATCCCGGGACACTATGTGACCGGCAGCCTGTATCGACCGAAAGGCAAATCGGGGCCGTTTCCGGCAATCCTGTCTCCGCACGGGCACTGGCAGGACGGCCGGTTCTATGACGCAGGTGAAGCTCAGATTCGCGCCGATCTGGCCAGCGGCGCTGAACGCTTTGAAGTCGGCGGACGTTATCCGATCCAAGCCCGCGCGGTCCAGTTGGCGCGCATGGGTTGTTTGGTGTTCGTCTATGACATGACCGGTAACGCCGATTCGATCCAGATCGGCCATCGTCCGGATCGAGCCGCTCATCTGGATCGCAAGACGGATTGGGGGTTCTTCAGCGCGCAAGCCGACCTGCGATTACAAAACATGATGGGCCTGCAAACCTGGAACTCGGTCCGCGCCGTTGACTTCATGATGACGCTGGACGACACCGATCCGACCCGCATCGGCGTGACCGGGGCGAGTGGCGGGGGGACGCAATCGATGATTTTGGCCGCGATCGATGAGCGGATCACCGCGGCCATGCCGTGCGTGATGGTGTCCACTTCGATGCAGGGCGGGTGCACGTGTGAGAATGCACCGTACATGCGGATCGATCAAGGCAACATTGATCTCGCCGCGGCCATCGCGCCGCGACCGCTGGGGTTGACCGCCGCCGACGACTGGACGGTCGAATTGGAAACCATAGGCTATCCCGAATTGCGCGAACTGTACACGGATCTCGGACACAGCGATCGACTGACCGCGGCCTTCAACGTGCACTTCAAACACAACTACAACCATGTCAACCGCACAGTCATGTACGCGTTTTTCAATCGGCACTTCAAACTCGGGTTCGGCGAACCGATTTTGGAACGCGACTACGTTCCGCTGTCGCGATCCGAAGCCACGGTCTGGACGGACGATCATCCGGCGCCCGCCGGAGACGCCGTGGGTGATGCACATGAAGTCCGGATCGTGAAGCTCGCGACGCTGGATTCGCAGCAGCAGATGGACGGGTTGATTCCGACGACGAAAGACCAACTCGCCGAATACCGTCGCATCGTCGGCGGTGCCTGGGAGACGATTCTCGCGCGGCGGCTGGACCAGGTTCAATCGACGTCCTTCGACAAAACCAAGGAAGTGCAATTGGACGGCCTCTCGGTGACGCTGGGACTGGTCGATCATGCAGACGAGCAATTGCCGATCGTAACAATCAATCGCTCCGGCAAAAAAGGAACGGTGGTGTGGATCACCGATCAGGGCAAACAGGGGCTATTCGACGGTGGTTCCGTTCGACCGGTCGTCGCAGAGATGGCTCGCGCGGGATACACCGTCATTTCCGCCGACCTCATCGGACAGGGCGAGTTTCTCTCCGGTGACCAGCATCTGGATGCGCAGCGAATGTGGTACCAACGAGGCGGTGAACTGGCCTGGCATCGTTTTTCCGGTTACACCTATGGCTACAATCATCCGCTGTTTGTGCAACGCGTCCATGACGTCTTGTCCGTCATCAAGCATGCCTCGTCGCCCGCGGGTGGAGACATTCATCTGGTCGGCATCGGGTCCGAAGCGGGTGCCATCGCGGCGGCCGCACGCAGTCAATCCGGCGACGCGATTGCGCGGACCTTCATCGACTTGCAGGAGTTTCGTTTCTCCTCACTCGAGCGACAAGACGATCCGATGTTTGTCCCCGGCGCGGTCAAGTACCTGGGCGTCGACGGATTGTTGTCGCTGTGCGGGCCCGGACCAATCGATGTCGTTTCACCAGTACTTCCGATCGCGGATCAAGTGCAGCGAATCGGCGTTGATTCCGCGCGGTTTCAATGGCACCGCAACCACGACGATCTGATGTCCGCGATCGACGCGGCATTGGTGCGATCGTCGTCGGCCGCGACCGGTTTGCCGGCCCAGACGTCTTCCAAGCCCAACTTCGTCGTCATCATGGTCGACGACATGGGCTACGCGGGCGTCAGTTGTTTCGGCAATCCATCTTTCAAGACGCCGCAAATCGATCGGCTTGCCGCCGAAGGGATGCGGATGACCGACTTTCATTCCTCCGGCACGGTTTGTTCCCCGACACGTGCCGGACTGTTGACCGGACGTTATCAGCAGCGATCAGGAATCGAAGCGGTGATCCATCCGGTGGCGGATCATCCCGAGCATCGAAAGGGACTGAACCTCTCCGAAACGACCTTCGCCGAAACGCTGAAAAACGCCGGCTACACCACCGGAATCGTTGGCAAGTGGCATCAGGGTTATCCCCACAACTCCGACGACTACCATCCCCAAAACCACGGCTTCGATGAATTCTTCGGCTACCACAGCGGTAACATCGACTTCGTCAGCCACGTGGGTGACCACAACAAGCACGACTGGTGGCACGGCAAAACGGAGACGCATGAGGAGGGCTATGCGACGGACTTGATCAACCGTTACAGCATCGACTTTATCGAGCAGAATCGCGACAAGCCGTTCTGTTTGTATGTGTCTCACTTGGCGATTCACAACCCGGTGCAAGTTCGCGGTGACCCGGTGCGGCGGACGGAGTCGGAAGGCTGGAAACGATGGAAGCCCAAAAGCGATGCCGAGCGGATTGAAAAGTTCCGTGGTATCACGCTGCCGATCGACGAGGGCGTGGGGCGGATTCGCGAGACTTTGGTGCAACTGGGGTTGGATCGCAACACGTTGGTGCTGTTCTTTTCCGACAACGGCGCCTCGAATGACTTCCCCAGCGGCAGCGAGGATTTGCGAGGCGGAAAGGGGACGGTCTACGAAGGCGGTCACAAGGTGCCGTTCATCGCCTGGTGGCCGGGCCAGATCCGGCCGGGCAGCCAGAGCGACGTGCCCGCGATCACACTGGACGTGATGCCGACGCTGCTGGCACTTGCCGGCGTGAAAACCGCTCCGCCGAACCCCTTGGACGGCATCGATCTGTCGCCGTTGCTGTTGGGCCGCGACGCGTTACCGCCGCGGCCGTTGTTCTGGGCATCACTCAGCAACCGCGGCGGACGCAGCGAAGCGATGCGCGACGGACCCTGGAAGCTGGTTGTCCAGCATCCGAACGCGGCGCCGGGCAGTTTCGACAACGAAACCGTCGCACTCTATCGACTCGATCGTGACCCGGCTGAGCAAACCGATCTTTCGGCGATGCATCCGGAGCGTGCGGCCGACATGCTGGAACGGCTGAAGGCCTGGTATGCCGATACTCAACAGACAGCCACCGAGCAGCCGGGAGGTTGGTGA